The genome window TTGGAGAGGACCTGGCTGTTGTGAATGATCAGATCAGCCTGGTATTTGTTAAAAATAATCAGGGAGAATGGAAAATTGTTCATGAGCATCACTCGCCTCTTTCCGAAGTATAAGTAAACAAGACCTGACAGCGTCCGAAGGTCCTGTCAGCGTCGAATGAGTGGATACATCCAATAATCCATCAGGATCATTATAAAACCAACCAAATCGATAAGCAGGCTGGATAAAAGCTGAACGGAAAGATCATCTTTCCAACGGGTTATAATTACGAGCGGCTGCATGAAGTAAAAGCCAAATACGATCCAAAAATTTTTCCATATCAACCAGAATATCAAACCAAGAAAGTAATACAGTAATCCTGAGAGATTTTGTCCCACGATTACAGATTAAACAGGCACAAAACGTGCCGCAACATCAACAATAAAACAAGAGGTATTATGAAAACACTAAAACTACTGCCGATACTACTGATAACGGGCCTGCTGTTCGGGTGCGAATCAAACACCCCGGTTTCGCCGGAAAGTGAATTAGCATCTGCTGAATTGCAGTCGGATGCCGCTGCTAAAGGTTACACAAAATCCACTGCGGATATTTTCAACGGTGTTACCGGTGAAATCATCGGTGTTTCGACACTGCACCGGAATGGCAATGGAATAACCGTAAACTTTAAGACAACTAAATTAATGCCCGGCCATGCCTACACATTGTGGTGGGTGATATGGAATAAACCGGAATTGTGTGCGACACCGGGAGCTTGTGTGGAATCTGATTTTGGAAATGCCTTGAACGTGGAAGTACAGCTTCTGTATGCCACAGGAAGTGTTGCAGGAAATAACGGGAAAGGAAATTTCTCGGCTCACTTGAAAGAAAACGATGACAGCGGCTCGGTTCATGAACTTTTTGGACTGCCAAGCTTTGGCGGCCTGCAGGATGCGCAAACTGCAGAGATTCACGCTGTTTTGAGAAGCCACGGGCCGAAAATACCCGGCCAGGTAGGCGAGCAGATCAATTCCTATGAAGGCGGCTGCGTTGTTAATTTTGCGCCCTTTACCGAAATACCGGACGAGGCGGGAGAGTGCGGAGACATCATTGCTGCCATTCATGCGCCGCTTTGAAAGTAGTGTCAGTGAATGATTAGTAAATCATTCATTTTAACGGCTCTATGTTGATCGGTGTGGATATGAGGTGCAATTTTTAATACGAATTACAATTTAAAGTTACTTCCTCGTCAATACTTTTGTAGTGTTTTAAATGAGATAGTTAAAACTGAGATCAACTTTTAAACCAGAACCAGACCCTGAAAGGGTCACATATTGCAGCCTGGGGCACCGCCCCAGGTTTGCAGAATCAAGTCTATAATACCCCGAGGCAACAGATGCCATCAACGCTCCATACCTTATCGAGGGGTGGTGTACCTGAATCGGTTAGGGGTAACAGGGAGTTGATTCGGTCTGGATAACAACCATCGTAATGGGATCTGTGCCCTAATTAGATAATGGGCCGATGGTATTTCCCGTGTATCCGTGATACTATGTTCTACGACCCTTTCAGAGTCATATTGCCGACCGCAGAATGCCAGTGTAGATTATCGTTCTGTTTAACAGAAACAATAGGAGATTTATTTTTGCCTCAATCATGTACAGCAATCTAATAGGAAAGTAGGTCGGAATTGTCCATTATATCCTGTGTAAATCCATTCAAAAAAATTCCTACCCGCAGGTAAAAAATGACAAAAACCATTAAAGTAGCCGCCGCACAACTTTCGCCGGTTTTCCTGGATAAGAAAAAAACAGTCGAGAAAGCGTGTTCAGCAATATTGGAAGCCGGTAAACATGGGGCGAAACTGATTGTATTTCCAGAAGCCTTTATATCGGGTTACCCGGATTGGGTGTGGCTGATCCCAAACAGCAAGGGAGCCGATCTGAATGAGCTCTATATAAAGCTGGTTGAACATGCCGTTTCTGTCCCTGATCAAGCAACAGATCAGCTTTGCAAGGCCGCAAAAAAAGCGGGCATCCATGTGGTGATGGGCATGAATGAGCGGAACTCTGAAACCAGCGGGGCAAGCCTGTACAACAGCCTGTTGTTTATCAGCGATCAGGGTGAAATTTTGGGCAAACACCGCAAGCTGATTCCCACCGGCGGCGAGCGGCTGATCTGGGCGCAGGGAAAGGGAGATACGCTGCGATCTTACGACACCTCAGCCGGAAAACTGGCCGGGCTGATCTGCTGGGAAAACTACATGCCCCTGGCGCGGACGGCCATTTATGAAAGCGGAGCTCAAATACTGGCCTCCCCCACGTGGGATAAAAGCCCCAACTGGCTTCAATCCATGCAGCACATCGCACGGGAAGGCGGTCTGTTTGTCATCAGCACCTGCATGGCCCTGCGAATGGATGATATCCCGGAGCAGTACGAATTTAAAACCCTCTATCCCGAGGGACGTGAATGGATTAATACTGGCAATAGCTGCATTATAGCGCCGAACGGAAAATTTTTGGCAGGCCCTCTGGAAGCGGAAGAAGGCATACTCTATGCAGACATTGACCTGCAACAGATTATCGCAGCCAAGCGCATGTTCGACGTGGCCGGACACTACGCCAGGCCGGATGTGTTTAATTTTTCTGTGAATGAGTAAGATTTGGGATCTTGAGTGAATTAAGAACCGGAAAATGTGAAAACTAATCTATTACATAGCGACCAGCATCGATGGTTGCAACGCTCATGAAGACGGCTCTTTCGACGGATTTACCTGGGATGATGAATTCATAGCTCACCTGCTTACTGAATTTCCTGAGACGGTCCCGGCTCATTTGAAAGAGTAAAGCGGTCATTTAATATTGCACTACGAAGTAGTAAAACTTTCATCCACAGATTCCCCGACTAAATAGTCCAAAGTTTTACTCAATTAGTACAAGATTCTCTCCCGCAAATAGACGACTATTCTTTAAAAGAATACGGGTTCAAAAACCAGGGACAGTGCATTCGTTTTGTGAACACCGGGAAAGACAGCCGCATTTTAATATTGGTTTAACAAATAGCGACTCAATCACTTAAGCTGCTATTTAATTATTTGATGAAATTCAGAAGCAATTTGGTTTCAAAAAGCGAAATAATTGATGTATATATGTATGGAAAACTTGAAGATTTAAGCCTTTCCAAAATAACAACTAACGTATAAATCCCGTCGGTGCTGTATAGCTTCAGAAAAAACATACCACCGGTTTCATGAATCGAAAATTAGTACTATGAATGCAACTGAAAATAAATCAAAGAGAAAAAGAATAGCTGTACTTGGCGGAGGGCTTGGCTCCTTATCAGCAATTTATGAACTCACCGATTACCCGGGCTGGGATAAACATTACGAGATTACCGTTTACCAGGTAGGTTGGAGGTTAGGCGGCAAAACAGCAACGGGCCGTGGGCTTCACAACAGGGTTGAGGAAAAAGGAATCCACATTTTCCAGGGCTGGTACGATAACGCCTTCCGAATGGTGAAGGATGCCTATCACCTCCAGGAAGAGCTGGATTTGAATCCCGATAGTCCCCTCAAAAAATGGTCGGAAGCTATCGTTCCCGATAATGCCTCCCTGTTCACCGAATGGTCTCACAGAGAGGAGAAGTGGATTAACTGGCCCATCATCTTCCCAATGAACGACCAGGAACCGGGCACAGCCGGAAAATCCACACCGTTGGAATTGATTCGAAAAGTGCTTGGAATTGCCCTGCAGATGGTGATTGGTGAACCCTACGAAAAAGGAGAGGGGTTTTTGAGAAAGGAGTTGATGGAACATCTGCTGGATGTGAATCAGAAATTTGGAGACCCTCAGCCCCGCCACCGGCCAAAACCGCATTGGTGGGATGGCATTGTAAGCAAAATGAAAAAAACTTTCCAAAAAACTGTTGTACCCCTGGAAGTAAAAATGCTGCACAAGGCGGTTGAAATTATCGATGAACAAATTGAAAGAACCACCGGTGAAAATCCCAAAAAGGTTGAGCTGGAGGCGTTGGAGAAGGTTGTTTACCTCTTTTCAGCATTTACACACTGGTTCGAAAAAATGTTCTCTCACGCTATCGAGAAACACGACCAGGTTCGGAGAGTTATCTCTGTGATCGAGTGGATGGAAGTCAGTTTAACGGGTATTCTTCATGATGTTTATAACCCGGAAACCGGCGAGTTTGAGTATCAGAATATCAATAAATATAACTACCTGGATTGGCTGAAAAAACACGGTGCCTCTGAATTAGTCTTCGACTGTCCGTTAGTTCGGTTTATGTACACCGGTTCTTTTGCAAATCTTTTGAAGGGCGGAACGGGATTACTTGCGGCTGATATCGGCCTGAGAATGGTACTTGTTTCTGTTGATTACAAAGGATGCCTGGTCTGGAAATTGAGAGCGGGAACGGCTGATACCATCATCACACCCATCACGCAGGTATTAAAGCATCGCGGAGTAAAATTTAAATTCTTCCATAAAGTGCAGCAAGTTCATCATTCAGACAGTGGTGAAATTGAAAAAATATCTATGGCTGAGCAGGTTAAACTTCGGGATGATATTGACGAGTACAATCCCTTCCGAAAAATTGACGGTTTAAATTCCTGGCCGGCTGAACCACTTTATGAGCAGATTAATCCTGAACAGGCTAAAAAACTTCAGGAGAATGAGATTAATCTCGAAAGCTCATGGGCCGATTGGAAAAATTACCGTGAGTTTACACTCGAGAAAGGAAAGGACTTTGACCAGGTATTACTTGGGATTTCAGTCGCAGCTCTAAAAAATGTGTGTAGTGAAATTGTGGAGAAGCGTGAAGACTGGAAAAACATGG of Balneolaceae bacterium contains these proteins:
- a CDS encoding carbon-nitrogen hydrolase family protein, whose translation is MTKTIKVAAAQLSPVFLDKKKTVEKACSAILEAGKHGAKLIVFPEAFISGYPDWVWLIPNSKGADLNELYIKLVEHAVSVPDQATDQLCKAAKKAGIHVVMGMNERNSETSGASLYNSLLFISDQGEILGKHRKLIPTGGERLIWAQGKGDTLRSYDTSAGKLAGLICWENYMPLARTAIYESGAQILASPTWDKSPNWLQSMQHIAREGGLFVISTCMALRMDDIPEQYEFKTLYPEGREWINTGNSCIIAPNGKFLAGPLEAEEGILYADIDLQQIIAAKRMFDVAGHYARPDVFNFSVNE
- a CDS encoding NAD(P)-binding protein, with product MNATENKSKRKRIAVLGGGLGSLSAIYELTDYPGWDKHYEITVYQVGWRLGGKTATGRGLHNRVEEKGIHIFQGWYDNAFRMVKDAYHLQEELDLNPDSPLKKWSEAIVPDNASLFTEWSHREEKWINWPIIFPMNDQEPGTAGKSTPLELIRKVLGIALQMVIGEPYEKGEGFLRKELMEHLLDVNQKFGDPQPRHRPKPHWWDGIVSKMKKTFQKTVVPLEVKMLHKAVEIIDEQIERTTGENPKKVELEALEKVVYLFSAFTHWFEKMFSHAIEKHDQVRRVISVIEWMEVSLTGILHDVYNPETGEFEYQNINKYNYLDWLKKHGASELVFDCPLVRFMYTGSFANLLKGGTGLLAADIGLRMVLVSVDYKGCLVWKLRAGTADTIITPITQVLKHRGVKFKFFHKVQQVHHSDSGEIEKISMAEQVKLRDDIDEYNPFRKIDGLNSWPAEPLYEQINPEQAKKLQENEINLESSWADWKNYREFTLEKGKDFDQVLLGISVAALKNVCSEIVEKREDWKNMVEKVETTQTAQVQLWMKPTLREMGFKVEDWGMKEGDEPNSVIYANYLYSWTDMSLIIDMENWPEHLKPGHLSYWCGTIPDASPMEPYSKHWFPKTQQARMMGITEQWLYSHGGWLWPETTSRENPQGFNFDYLAPFEEKEDMTPIEKFYQQFFLLNIEPSDRYVLAVPGSNQYRKKADESGFSNLFLTGDWTDFGFNVGHMEGAVTAGLRTAHAIRESYGLEINKEVF